A single window of Haliotis asinina isolate JCU_RB_2024 chromosome 5, JCU_Hal_asi_v2, whole genome shotgun sequence DNA harbors:
- the LOC137284778 gene encoding neuronal acetylcholine receptor subunit alpha-6-like yields MYVCWAFTELGVLHLKVATCGLCLLLFLGASKGQDYHHVLRLHNDIIRNNNPNVRPVKNSSDTITVSLELHLLSMSDFDEVTQTVTANGFFLVSWKDEFLTWNASEYGGVSSITPDYGKIWRPYITIRNQVVDAEPLGLDFGIIKVTAEGIVTWSPGDTFKTFCQMDVTNFPLDEQECTYMTFDWRTSLKEVDLRSTNNFIGLDLFNNNSQWDITNTSASRLVLENGGRYFPWVYYKMTLRRKPSLVILITLLPVLVLGLVNVVVFLIPVESSEKVSFAITVLLSFTVSLSFVTGLLPQNGDSLPMFTIFLVGLFIMSSVYVFLTIWIVQVFHRDAATRPVPLWMGRMTRSWEKCIFATPAVGIMVMLSKDKKSNVSWEAPPMSWKRVSRMMSRIFFLLFFVLFIIATVVFFLKISHF; encoded by the coding sequence atgtatgtgtgttgggCGTTCACAGAGTTGGGAGTGCTCCATCTTAAGGTAGCGACTTGTGGATTGTGTCTACTGTTGTTCCTGGGGGCATCCAAGGGTCAGGATTATCATCACGTCCTTCGACTACACAATGACATCATCAGAAACAACAATCCAAACGTGAGACCGGTCAAGAACAGCAGTGACACAATCACGGTCTCATTGGAACTTCATCTTCTCAGCATGTCTGATTTTGATGAAGTTACTCAAACAGTGACAGCTAACGGGTTTTTCTTAGTTTCTTGGAAAGATGAGTTTCTAACTTGGAACGCCAGTGAGTATGGAGGTGTCAGTTCAATAACTCCTGACTATGGGAAAATCTGGAGACCTTATATCACAATTCGAAACCAAGTGGTTGATGCTGAGCCTCTGGGACTCGACTTTGGGATCATTAAAGTGACCGCTGAAGGAATTGTGACTTGGTCACCTGGCGATACCTTCAAGACTTTCTGCCAAATGGATGTTACCAACTTTCCTTTGGATGAGCAGGAATGTACTTATATGACGTTTGATTGGAGAACTAGTCTGAAAGAAGTTGATTTAAGGTCGACTAACAACTTTATTGGATTAGATTTATTTAACAACAACAGCCAGTGGGATATCACAAACACATCTGCTTCAAGACTTGTCCTTGAAAACGGTGGCAGATATTTTCCTTGGGTATACTACAAAATGACCCTGAGGAGAAAACCATCTCTGGTGATACTGATAACTCTCTTGCCTGTCCTTGTGCTGGGGTTAGTGAATGTGGTAGTGTTCCTCATTCCTGTGGAGTCTAGTGAGAAGGTGTCTTTTGCCATCACGGTGTTGCTGTCTTTCACTGTATCTCTGTCTTTCGTCACTGGACTACTGCCACAGAATGGTGACTCGTTACCAATGTTTACAATCTTTCTTGTTGGCTTGTTTATTATGAGCTCTGTCTACGTGTTCCTGACCATCTGGATCGTGCAGGTGTTCCATCGAGACGCCGCCACCAGACCTGTTCCTTTGTGGATGGGACGCATGACAAGGTCCTGGGAGAAATGCATCTTTGCCACTCCTGCTGTTGGAATCATGGTGATGTTGTCAAAGGACAAGAAGTCGAATGTGTCATGGGAAGCACCACCAATGAGTTGGAAACGAGTGAGCAGAATGATGAGCAGGATcttctttttattgtttttcgtGCTGTTCATCATTGCAACAGTGGTTTTTTTTCTGAAGATATCACATTTCTAA